From the genome of Malus sylvestris chromosome 6, drMalSylv7.2, whole genome shotgun sequence, one region includes:
- the LOC126627383 gene encoding subtilisin-like protease SBT2.5 isoform X1: protein MEGTKSESYFVFMNYDPQYQRLRADRTKRGANELDLFLSRKHDQLLARTLDPGSYKKTLSLVIVDGFSVEITEDQASVLRSAKEVRLVEKNQELA from the exons ATGGAAGGTACAAAAAGCGAGtcatattttgttttcatgaacTATGATCCTCAGTACCAACGCCTTCGAGCTGATCG aacAAAGAGAGGAGCAAATGAGCTAGATTTATTCCTAAGCCGGAAGCATGACCAGTTGTTGGCAAGAACCCTTGACCCAGGAAGCTACAAGAAGACATTGTCTCTCGTCATTGTTGATGGGTTTTCTGTGGAAATTACTGAGGACCAG GCCAGTGTGCTTAGATCTGCAAAAGAAGTGAGACTAGTGGAGAAAAATCAAGAGCTTGCTTAA
- the LOC126627383 gene encoding uncharacterized protein LOC126627383 isoform X2, translating into MEGTKSESYFVFMNYDPQYQRLRADRTKRGANELDLFLSRKHDQLLARTLDPGSYKKTLSLVIVDGFSVEITEDQCA; encoded by the exons ATGGAAGGTACAAAAAGCGAGtcatattttgttttcatgaacTATGATCCTCAGTACCAACGCCTTCGAGCTGATCG aacAAAGAGAGGAGCAAATGAGCTAGATTTATTCCTAAGCCGGAAGCATGACCAGTTGTTGGCAAGAACCCTTGACCCAGGAAGCTACAAGAAGACATTGTCTCTCGTCATTGTTGATGGGTTTTCTGTGGAAATTACTGAGGACCAG TGTGCTTAG